Sequence from the Fulvivirga ligni genome:
GGAGAATCAATTATTATAATCAACATGATTATGGATATAAACAATGCTAGCAAAGTCAATACCCCCGCTATCATACTAGATTCTTTTGTAAACTGATATAATCCAAATCCGATAGCTCCTCCTACCCCACCAACTATAGCACTTACCAATATACTATTAATACCTAATAGGAGCGACAACTCACGTCCAAGATTACTGGCTGAGACCACAGGAATAACTGTAAATAATGTCAACCACAATTGGTCATTCTTTATTTCCTTATTTTCCGTCGTTTCCATAGACCTTTACTTATTAATTAGGATCAATTCATAAAGAAATCATCGCAACTTCTTCCTTAACCAAGCTCTTACAGGCTCATCAAACCATTTTAAACTAACGTATGCAAGCACTATAGCACCGGCAAATGTCAGTAATGCATATGGCCATGCTCCTGCCAGGGTAATGCCGCTGTGATTACTCACCCAGGCTACATAGAAGTAGACCAGCACATAATGTGTCATGTATAATGGGTAAGAAAGATCGCCTAAAAACTGGCATATTTTATTTTCGTTTTTGCCGTGTACCACGCCGCTAGCCCCCATGTATACGATAAGTGGAAATATAATAATGATACATATAGATTCAAATAGACCGTTAGCCCAAAGATGCTCTGCACCACCTATTCGGGGCATGAATAGCACAACAGCCAAGAGCAGGCTACACCACAAAAAAGCATTTTTTATTTGCTTGGGCTTAGCCACTCGCTGAAGCAGCAAACCACCAAAGAAGGGGAACAGGGTTCGGGTTATTCCTATACGCATATGTTCAAAATTGAGCGTCCAGCCGCCAGCTACATCACCGTTAGGGCTGGTTACAGCCAAATGAACCAGCAAGGCTCCACATAGTATCACAAAAACAGTAAGTGCCTTATTGGAAAGTTTTCTTAGCCCAAGGGCATAAAGAATGTTGGCTACATATTCAAAAAATAGAGACCAGCCCACACTATTGAGCGGGTGCATTTCCTGCCAACCGCGAATATCCATGGAAAGTGGTAGCGGGAGTAGTGTATAACCGATAAGCAACACTACCATCAGCTTCCAAAATGGAACCGTATGAATAAGCGGCCATATGGTGGAATCTGTAAAGTAAAAACCTATTGCCCCCAGTGTCATACCCAGAATAACCAATGGCTGTAACCTTTCCAGCCTGCGACGCAAAAAGCCGCCGGTGGTAAGCTTACCCCATCTATCATCATAGGCATAACCGATAACATAACCAGATAGTAGAAAGAAAAAATCTACTGCCAGATAACCGTGATTAACCACGTTATCCAAATGGCCCGTGGCCAATGGTTCTGTAAGATGAAAGAATACTACGATGATAGCCGCAACCCCACGAAGTCCGTCTAAGATTTGATAATGTGGCTTGGTAGCCAGTTTTGTATTGTCCATAGATAAAGAAAGTCGCTGTTTTGGCGACTTTTTAGAAAGTCCGAAACCTTAAAAGTAGCATAAATTTTATATTCTGTATAAAATGAGAGAAAAATGCTACGGCTCCAGGGTGCGTTACGGCTTGGAGGTGTAAAGGGAGGAAACTGAGAGTCAACGTGTAGTTTTTATGAAAAGAAATTATTCATTTGAAACGGATTTTAAATCTTGCCTTAGAATCCATAAACTATTCTTTATTGGATTATGATTTTCCAGACCATAACTATCCAAATCACACTCAAATTTCACAAGTACTCTCTTCCCACCTGGCTCAATTACAATCCCCCTTTCTCCAATTAGCTTCCAATAATCTTCGTTTGAGGCCTGAGGATTTAAGGATGTCAATGTTCCATTGAACTGAATTAATTCTACATCATCATTAATCTTCATTAGGTGAAATTTTAGTACCGCACCATGGACAATAATTCATTTCAATTCCTGAAGTACCACCATCATGAATGATAACTCTATAAGATTTAGTTTGTGAAGAATAGTCAATCAAAGTGTCAGGGCACTCGTATTTATCTTTATGACGACTACAGTGAAAAGAAGTGTGGTAATCCATCATTTCACAACAATGTAATTTATTCATTTATAGATTATTAGAAATTAAAGACCTTAGCTTCATAGTTATTTCAATTTCTCCAGATATTCCAGCGCTTTAGCAAGCACCGGATCTTTATGTGACAAGAAATCAGACAGAGACGTTTCCACTAATACATCCGGCTGAATGCCCATACCGACAAATTCCCGACCATCAGGGTAAGTATCCTTCTTCACACATACCCTTGCCACGCCACCACCAGGCAACTCAAAGTTCATAGGCAGCCCTGTACTTCCAAAGCTTGGCACTCCAAAAGTGACCATATGCTCTTGATTGTCAGCATAAACGAGGAAATCTTCTGCTGCTGAAGCCGTTAGGTGACCAATTAGAATAGCCGTGGGTATTTCAATGCGGTCAATATTTAAATTACTGGTGTTATAGGCCTCAGAAGACAATGAATAAAACAGCAGATCATGATTGGCCAGGTAATAATCTTTCAAAAATGATTGTCTCGACGTATCCTGCACAGAAACCTTGCGCCCCCAAGCCTTATATGCTGGAATATGCTGTCTGGTTTGTGATTTTGCTCTATACAAAAGCGTATCATTAGTGAGGTATTTGATGAGTTCTCGAGCCACAGCATCATTACCTCCACCATTATTTCTTAAGTCAATAATCAACTTTTCAGCTTTATCAAGCTCGGGCTTTATCTCTGAGAATAAATCCATAATCTTCCAGTCAGAAAATGAATTAAAGGCCAGATAAGCTACACCTTTCTCCTGCCATTTAAACTCCAACAACTGAGCTTCCTCTTGCTCCGGATACATTTTCACTTCCCCAGATGCACCCGCGATAAGATGCAATTCCTTTACTTTTCCCTTAGGTGTTCTCACTTCTATATCATACTCAGTGCCTTCATATGCCTCCAGCAGGTATTGCACTGATAAGTCTAATAAAACATGTGGAGATGAGGTAGATATAAATGGTTTAACCATTTCATCAATATACTCTTGAGTAGCAAGGCCATTTATTTTTATAATCTCGCTACCTGGTGGCAAATCCTTCTTCTTATCGTCATTTATCTGGACTATAATGGCTTTATTTTCAATGCTTTTAAGCACAATCTTATAATCACCAAAATCAGTGGAAGATACTTTGTCTCTTATGCTTTTCGGAAACCAGACATTGGTATGCCCGTCCTTCAGATAGGCACTCAACCTTTGTAGCACTCTATAATATTCATAATCATTTTTGGTTTCCAAAACCTGACTTATGGCCTCACGATATTGCTGATCCCAATCAGCCTTATCTATCTTATACAAGTAGACAAAATTGTAATTCACCTCCTGCCAAAATTTTGAAAGGCCATAGAGCTTCTCGGTGTCGGTGAGCTGATCAGGTTTCTGACTAAAACTAAATTGAGACGTAAGACACACAATGAGGGCTATTATCAGAGTTTTTGAAGACATTGCTTTGACTTAAAGATGGATTATCTAGTTCAAGAGAAACAAATATATTAATTTTTAAATATTATTTATTGTTCTCTGGTTATTATGTTGCTGATTGGGACTCCGGCTCTCCGCTGCGCTGCGGCCGGAGTGACGAATAAAAGAGAATAGAGCTGCGGTCGGAGTGACTATTAAGAAAAAAGGTAACTGTGGATGTAGTGATAATCAAGATAGACGAAAGCTACGGCCGGAGTGATGTATATAAGAGAAGGGAGCTGCGGCCGCAGTGACATTTAAGTAAGAAGGGGGACTACGGCCGTAGTGATGAAAGAAAGGGATTTAACCAGTGTGAGAGGAGTGTAAAATGATAGTTTGTAGCAATAAAGAAAAAGGCTGTGCGGAAGGCCTTAAATGGCAAGATAGAAAAATAGAACTGACTATAAATTTACATTGCCACCTTCTCCGTAGCCGGTTAATGACTGCCAGTTATCAGTATTATTACCACCTGGCTTCACTTTCCTGTTTTGCTTTGTAATGACTTCATATTTTGGCGGTTTAATTATGTAGCTTACAATGGCTCCCCAGAAGAAAGGAAGCAACCAGGTTAAGACAGTATTTAACCATTTTATTCTCCGGTTAAATATAATTGATTTGAATATTTTCCGAGTTACGCTAATTGCATAAATGCAATGAATTAGAAAAAATATATAGAGTAATTCCATGTTAAAAGTCTGGTGCTATCCTAAATAGTTATTTCATTTAAGGATGGTAAATGAAGCGGTAAGTCCCACGCTAAAGTTTCTGGGCAACTTATGTACTCCGAAAATAGCTCTTGAGTGCTCCCCTTTTGCTCCTAAAATTTTAACAAACAAGTCTGACGCTCCGTTAACAACTTTTGGAGAATCATCCCAATCATCACCTGATTGAAAATAGGCTTCAATATGATTTAAACCAATTATATTATCAAAGCCTACCTTTTCATTGATTTGGGCCAACACATTCAGCGCACATAATTCCATGGCCTTATAACCATCTGTCGTATCCAGCTCATCGCCCAGCCTGCCTAGATACAAATACTCTTCATTTAGAATAGGAAACTGAATCGCTACATAGGCAATATTGTCCCTTACATTAACCGAAAGATAACTGCCGCCTGGTGTAGATACATTGGGAAGCAGGTAGCCGTATTTAGTTAAATTTTCCTGGGGTGTCATCTTTTAGGGTCAATTATTTAATAATTGCTCTACCATTCTCTCCACTCCTCTGTAATATGATATGAAAGATCGTTATATCCTTTATCATGTCCCGCTATAATAATAATCTCACAAATGTCTTCTCGCTGTTCGGTTTCGATGAGTTCATCTCCACATTTCTCATTCAGTGTGTTTAACGCCAACACTGCCTTTTCCACTTCCTTCATCCCCTCTTCTTTCCCAGCTGATTTACCTATATTAACTAAATATCTATCAATAATTTGCATGCAGCTTTCTACATCAGACTGGTCATATCCAGTGTCTCCCTCCACTATAAAATCAATCATTCCGCCCTTAAGACGCTCCTTAATCTTCTCTATTTCTGAATTCATTATTTACTCTGATTTAACGAGCTCTAAAATAGGAAATTTTAACTGAGTGCATCCAGTACTAAAAATGTCATTTTTTATGGCAACTGAAATATAATCTCATTAGTAGCGTGATTTCCAAATCCATACAATCACCGTGACTACTTAAATCTATTGAAGCTTCTCTCCTTTTTTCATCTTTTCAAGGATCACGTTCATTCTTCTGGCTCTGGTTTCGGCCTTTTTTGCGGTTTGAAGGCGCCATGCTATGGCATATACATTGGCCTTATTCAGTGTCTGAAAAAATGCTTCTGCCTTTTTATCTTTTGCCAACTCAGCCAGAAAGTCTTCTGGCACCACCATATTGCTTGCAGAATCATAGGCTTGCTCCCACCTTCCATCTGCTTTGGCAGCCTCTACCTCAGCAAGACCTTTTGGCTTCATTCTGCCTGATTCTGTTAGCCTTGCTATGTGCTCTCTATTTCTTTTGGACCAGATACTCTTTGGTCTGCGGGGAGTAAATCTTTGCAACCATGAGTCATCATCATACGATTTCTTTTGTCCGTCAATCCAGCCATAGCATAAAGCCACATCAAGCGCCTGTGCGTAGTTGATTGACGTAATTCCTGACTTTATTTTATACAGTCTCATCCAAATGCCTGTTGATAAATTATGCTGCTCTGCCAACCATACTTCAAATGCATCACTATCCGTGAAGGGCATAACTGGCAAATACAGATTTTGCGAAGATTTATCTGCGCTCATTTTATTTCATTTAATCAGCTTTCTGCTTTATCGCTCAACCTTTCTCTGGCTGATAATACATAAGCATGGCTCCACTTTTAAATATTCTAGTTTTGGCAAGTTTGAATATTATCCTTTCCTTGATTTCATCAAAGAAGCGTAAGCCTTTGCCTTCCAACATTGGGTAGATGCATAGTTGAAATTCATCAATCAGCCCGAGGTTTAATAACTGCACTATTAAGCTGCGGCTTCCTACAAAAATATCTTTACCCAGTTCTTGCTTGAGTGCCAGGATTTCATCTTTTAAATCGCGTGTCGCCACTCTGGCACTCGCCCAATCTACTTCTTTTATGGTTCTTGAAAAAACTATTTTGGGAATGCGATCAATAGCTACAGCAAAATTGTTCATAGATCTTTCTTCTGAAGGCTTTTCTAGAAATTGTCGCCAATACTCCATAAGTTCATAGGTGGTTCTGCCATATAAAAT
This genomic interval carries:
- a CDS encoding acyltransferase family protein — protein: MDNTKLATKPHYQILDGLRGVAAIIVVFFHLTEPLATGHLDNVVNHGYLAVDFFFLLSGYVIGYAYDDRWGKLTTGGFLRRRLERLQPLVILGMTLGAIGFYFTDSTIWPLIHTVPFWKLMVVLLIGYTLLPLPLSMDIRGWQEMHPLNSVGWSLFFEYVANILYALGLRKLSNKALTVFVILCGALLVHLAVTSPNGDVAGGWTLNFEHMRIGITRTLFPFFGGLLLQRVAKPKQIKNAFLWCSLLLAVVLFMPRIGGAEHLWANGLFESICIIIIFPLIVYMGASGVVHGKNENKICQFLGDLSYPLYMTHYVLVYFYVAWVSNHSGITLAGAWPYALLTFAGAIVLAYVSLKWFDEPVRAWLRKKLR
- a CDS encoding DUF6980 family protein, which produces MNKLHCCEMMDYHTSFHCSRHKDKYECPDTLIDYSSQTKSYRVIIHDGGTSGIEMNYCPWCGTKISPNED
- a CDS encoding S41 family peptidase, with product MSSKTLIIALIVCLTSQFSFSQKPDQLTDTEKLYGLSKFWQEVNYNFVYLYKIDKADWDQQYREAISQVLETKNDYEYYRVLQRLSAYLKDGHTNVWFPKSIRDKVSSTDFGDYKIVLKSIENKAIIVQINDDKKKDLPPGSEIIKINGLATQEYIDEMVKPFISTSSPHVLLDLSVQYLLEAYEGTEYDIEVRTPKGKVKELHLIAGASGEVKMYPEQEEAQLLEFKWQEKGVAYLAFNSFSDWKIMDLFSEIKPELDKAEKLIIDLRNNGGGNDAVARELIKYLTNDTLLYRAKSQTRQHIPAYKAWGRKVSVQDTSRQSFLKDYYLANHDLLFYSLSSEAYNTSNLNIDRIEIPTAILIGHLTASAAEDFLVYADNQEHMVTFGVPSFGSTGLPMNFELPGGGVARVCVKKDTYPDGREFVGMGIQPDVLVETSLSDFLSHKDPVLAKALEYLEKLK
- a CDS encoding RidA family protein translates to MTPQENLTKYGYLLPNVSTPGGSYLSVNVRDNIAYVAIQFPILNEEYLYLGRLGDELDTTDGYKAMELCALNVLAQINEKVGFDNIIGLNHIEAYFQSGDDWDDSPKVVNGASDLFVKILGAKGEHSRAIFGVHKLPRNFSVGLTASFTILK
- a CDS encoding YdeI/OmpD-associated family protein, giving the protein MSADKSSQNLYLPVMPFTDSDAFEVWLAEQHNLSTGIWMRLYKIKSGITSINYAQALDVALCYGWIDGQKKSYDDDSWLQRFTPRRPKSIWSKRNREHIARLTESGRMKPKGLAEVEAAKADGRWEQAYDSASNMVVPEDFLAELAKDKKAEAFFQTLNKANVYAIAWRLQTAKKAETRARRMNVILEKMKKGEKLQ
- a CDS encoding dihydrofolate reductase family protein → MRKIIAALNMTVDGICDHTAGLPDEEIHDHYTDLLGQGDAILYGRTTYELMEYWRQFLEKPSEERSMNNFAVAIDRIPKIVFSRTIKEVDWASARVATRDLKDEILALKQELGKDIFVGSRSLIVQLLNLGLIDEFQLCIYPMLEGKGLRFFDEIKERIIFKLAKTRIFKSGAMLMYYQPEKG